Sequence from the Desulfomonilia bacterium genome:
AGTCGGGATAACAACCACATTCGGATTATAAGGAAGCGACTGCTCCTTAAGAAAACTGTTTCCTGCAATGATGGTGTCACTTACCCTGGCCATCTTTTCAAACCTGTGAGCTCTTGTTCGCGAATACGGGCTGCCTGCCAGGGAGTTTTTATACATGACGGCATCATCAAGATCGTAGATAATCCTTTTTGCATTCCTCCTGAACAGTTCGAGAAAGGGGAAATGAAAGCGTTTTCGCTGGACAAAAATACAGTCATAGCCGTTGAGTTTCATATACAAATCGGCATATTCCTTTATCGTTCGCGGAAACTCCATGACATACGTAAAAACCCCGTTTTCTCTAAGATAGGGCAGGTACTGCAAGATCCTGTACCTGCTCGCAGCAATCTCTTTCCCCTGTATCAGGGCAAGCATTTTCATTTTCGCTTCCCCTTTTCGGCTATAACTTTCTCTATCTTCTCAAAGACCGTGTATGAATCGTCAAATGAGGTGTTTTCCACATGCGGCATCCCACCTGAAATCATTTTATCAATGGCGTGTTCCAGTGCATCAACATCGGCTGCCGGAATAATATATCCGTTCTTCCCGCTTTCAATGAACATGGATGCACCATTTGCCGATGTCGTGATGACAGGTGTCCCCGATGCAAGCGATTCGAGCACAACGAGCGAGCATGCATCATAATAGGTCGGATGCGCAAGGCAGTCGCATGCGGGGTAGATATAATCAAGTCCGGCGCTTTTTCCCGCAAAAACAATCATCCTGCCAAACTTTCCGGCAAGCGACATGGATCCGGCATCAGGTTCGCCTACAACAAGAAGCCTGACATTGGTCTTTTTTATTTTTTTTAGCGCTTCGAGAAGAATCCTGAATCCCTTCAGGATAAAGTTATTCGCAACAAAGAGGAACACGAAATCGTTTTCACCAAGACCGTAGAATTTTCTTATATCACTGCGCCCCTCAATCTTAGCCGGTGAGTATTTCCTTGTATCTATGCCATTGGGGATGAGAAAAATTTCTGGAGGATTCTTGCCGCAGAATTCCCTGATATCATTCTCCACCATCCTTGATATTGCCAGGACAACAGGCCTCTCGACCTTGAGAGTCCACCATTCAAAGGCTCGCTGAAAGGCATCCTTGAAGCTCAACCTTTTTATGATCCTTATCAGTGACCTCATATTTTCAGAATACCTGATAATGTCCCTTTCAGACCATGCGGCATGCAGCCCGCCATGGGGCTGATAAATATCCATATGAAATGTATTTCCCACCCCGTAATGAACCCAGCCTTTCATTTTCCTGGCTTTAAAGAAATGCATTAAGGCAAAACTCAGATGTCTGAGCGACTGGGGAAATTTTATGACACGGACCTTATGAATGGCTATACCCGGACAATCAGTACCGGAAGACTTCATGCATATGACAGCAACCTCATGGCCTCTGTCTGCAAGAAAATGCGCCAGATCCCAGCAGTAGCGCTCTGCGCCGCCTGTTTTTGGATCGAATTTTTCTATGGCAAGACAGACTTTCATGATCATCGCCATTTGTTAATGGCTTCGCACACCCTTTCGACCTGAGCATCAGCAAGCTCCGGATACATGGGCAGGCTCAAGATCCCCTTATAAAGCCTTTCAGTATTGGCAAGACCGGTGCAGCCCCTTACCCTTCCCAGATATGCAGGCTGCTGATGTATGGCAAGCGGATAATGGATTGCAGTCCCTATTCCTTCGTTCATCAGATATTCACGAAGCTTATCCCTTTCTTCACACTCTACTACATAAAGGTGCATTGCATGGGTCGTATTCTGGATATCCGCCGGGGCCTTAATGCTGCTCCCTGATATTGCAGAATTATAGCTTGATGCAATCTGTCTGCGTCTTTCATTGGCTTTCTCCAGATGGCCGAGCTTCACACGAAGGATGGCCGCCTGTATTTCATCAAGTCTAGAGTTAACGCCGGAAAACGAGCTCACATACCTTTCCTTCCAGCCGTATTCCCTGAGCCACTTTACGTTATCAGCTATTCCGCAATCATTTGTGATGACAGCGCCCCCGTCACCGAGCGCGCCTAGGTTTTTTGTCGGGTAAAAACTGAATGCGGCCGCATGACCGAAGGTGCCTGCTTTTTTATCCCCGATGATTGCACCGTGCGCCTGTGCACAGTCCTCAATAACCTTGAGGCCGTGCCTTTCAGCAATTCCCATTATGGCTGACATATCGCATGGCTGGCCGTATATGTGTACAGGGACGATGGCCATTGTCTTTGGTGATATAAGTGCTTCAATAAGACCCGGATCAATGCATCGGCTTGTATTATCAATATCAGCAAAAACCGGGACAAGACCTGCCTGCTCAATCGCAGCGACGGTCGCAACGGCGGAGTGTGAAACCGTTATAACCTCATCACCGGTCTTAAGGCCGGCGGCTTTCAGTGCAAGCATCAATGCATCAGTACCGCTTGCAACGCCTATACAATTATCTGCACCGATGAATGAAGCAAACTCTTTCTCAAATGAATCAACTTCGCTCCCGAGAATATACCAGCCGCTATCGACGACCCTTGCTACGGCATCGAGAATTTCTTTTTGGAGAACTTCAGATTGCGCCTTCGGGTTTACAACCGGTATGATTTCTTTTCCCTGCATGATTTTTACCGGTAATATGAGAAATACTCTTTAAAATAATTAATGGATATCTGAAGGCCCTGCTCAATACCTGTGGCAGGTTTCCAGCCCAGTTCGTTTTCAATTTTTTTACAGTCGGAATAGTAGTCGCCTATATCAATAATTTTCCGCTCTTTGGGAAACGGCACTATTTCACTTGTGCCCGAACCATTGATATCGATTATCATTGCAGCTAATTCGCTTAAGGTAATCCTGCCTTCTCCTCCGAGATTATAGACCTTGCCGTCAGCCTTTTCATCTGCACCTGCAAAGAGGAATGCATCCACTGCATCTTCGGAAAAAGTAAAGTCCCTTACCTGCAGACCATCGCCGAAAATAAGCAGAGGTTTGCCCTCAATTATGTTTTTTATCCAGATGCCGAGAAATGTCTGTCTGGCATCTTTTATCCTCATCCTCGGGCCGTATGTATTTGTGAGCCTCAATACGCACGAACGGATATTGTAAACATTGTTATAAACGATATGATACCATTCGCCTGCAACCTTGTTGATGCCATTAACGTCAACAGGGCAGACCGGATGGTCCTCGTCCGCGGGCAGGTATTGAGGTTTACCGTATATCTGGCGGGTACTGGCAAACACGATTTTAATGTCTGGATTATTGTGCCTGCATGCCTCCAATATGAACAACTGGGCACGGGCGTTTATCTCCAGGTCGGCATAAGGATTCTGCATGGAATCGACATGGCTGGTCTGACCGGCAAGATTGAACAGGTAATCCTGGCCTTTTACCAGAAATCTCATCGAATGCTCATCGCGCACATCCGAGAAATTGACTTTTACCCTGTCCTTGACAGGTTCTATATTAAAAAGGTTTCCGCCGTATTCAGGAATGAGGCTGTCTATAAGCGTTACATTGGCACCGAGAGAGACAAGCCTGATCGCAAGGTTTGAGCCTATAAAGCCCAGACCTCCCGTTATCAAAACATGTTTGCCTCTATAAACAGTTTCGAGATCAACCATTTCTTTTAAGTCCTTTTTCCAGCTCCCAGAGTTTTGCATATTTGACAAACACATAATACATGGTGGAAACAGCTATAACAAGCCCGGGCATTCCGTCCAGAAAACCCTTTTTAAAAACATATTCCTTTATAAACCTGAAAGGTGGCCTAAATAGCAGATCGATAAACCTGAAGCGCTTTCCTTCAGCAAACTTGTCCTTCGCTTCGGTTTCAGAATAACGGTTTATCGTGGTAATCTGATCCGCGATGTCTCTGTAATTATAGTGCTCATAAAAAGATGATTTGAGTTCGCCCACCCTGCCTCTTACTTTTACGTTTGCATGCAGCCCCCCCTCGAATCCTCCTCTGTCCTTTCTGAACAGCCTTATTTCATAATCAGGCACCCATCCGCCGTGCATTATCCAGCGGCCCAGGTAAAAGGTACGTCGATGGGCGATGTAGCCGTCGTATATGCCCTTATCACTCTCAAGGCGCTCAAGCATCTCGGATGCGAGTGCAGGTGGAATAACTTCATCGGCGTCAATGAACACAACCCATTCATTTCTGGCCTTGCTGATACAATAATTGTACTGGTCCCTGAAGCCAGGCCACTTCCTCTGCTCGAAATTATCGGTATATCCCTTAACAATCTCCGGGGTGGAATCCGTGCTGAAGGAATCGACGACAATTATCTCATCCGCCCAGGTCTTTACGCTTTCAAGTGCCCCGGCAACTGTGCGTTCATTATCGAACGTGATCATGCAGACGCTTATCTTCACAAAATCTCCTTGAGCACATCATCAGGCGTGATGCTTTTAAGGCATTCATACGTGCCAAATCTGCAGGTTCGTGCCATACACGGCGCGCATTCAAGCCTTTTCGTTATGAATGAGGCCTTCCTGCCGAGCGGCGCAGTCCGTACCGGACTGGTCGAGCCAAATATTCCTATCGTCCTTGTCCCGCTCGCAGCTGCCAGGTGCATCGGCCCCGAGTCATTGGCAACAACTGCATCACACTTCTCCATCAAGGCAACACTTTCAAGCAGGCTCGTCATCCCTGCGATGTTCAATGCGCCTTCTCCGATTGAAGCTTGAATGGCGTTGTTTGCATCCCTGTCCTGCGCACCGCCGAAAAGGAGGATTGACCCGCCTGTTTTTGAAATATACATCTTTCCAAGCTCTGCAAAACTTTCCCTGGGCCATACTTTTGCAGGCCCATAGGCTGCCGAGCAGAAAATTCCAAGCACGGGCCTTTTCGTCTGTCCGATAATCTCTGAAGCCTTAAGCCTTTCTGCATCTGATATAAAAATTTCGGGCAGAACTTCCGTAATCCGTTTGCCAGCTATCGCTTCAAGCATTTCCAGATAAAACTTCGCCTGGTGCCCGGAATATTCTTCAATTTTTCCATAAACGGGGTGCGTAAAAAGCACTGACCTGCCGCTGCATGCACGGCCGTATCTTATCGGGATACCGGAAAGAAACAGAAAAAACGCTGAACTGAACGAGTGCGGCAGGCATATCGCCATGTTGAAATTTTTGTCCCTGATCTTTCTATATACCGCCTTCCATCCGGTAATTCTGGTTTTCTCATTGACCGTGATTACATTTCTCACACAGGGGTTATATCTATAGAGCTCTGCAAGATGGGGCCTTGTCAGCACATGAATTTCCGCATCGGGCCAGGCGTTTCCCAGACCGCATATAAATGGCATGCTCATTACGGCATCCCCGATCCAGTTTACACCCCTGATAAGAATCTTATCCATTTTCAGTCTTATATTAACAAATTACGGATAGCGCAACCCCGGAGCATTTCTTCAGCCATCTATTTGCTTATTGTTAATCTTGACATTTAACTCTAACAGTTTAATCTCAATTTTATGATATACGGCTGGAAAGAAATTTATCAATCAAGGCTTTCTGATGCTGTAACAGCACTAAAACGCATCAGGAAAGGATCCAGAATATTCATAGGCTCAGCCTGCGGAGAGCCGCAGTTGCTGGTGAAAACCCTCATAGATCTTGCACCTCATATGTATGACACCGAGGTGTACCATTTTCTCGATCTGGGGAATTCTGAATATGCGGAAGACAAATATTCCGAACACTTCCGCCATAATGCCCTTTTCATAGGCCAGAGCACAAGAAAGGCGGTTGAAGAAGGCAGGGCCGACTACACTCCGGTGTTCCTCTCCGAAATCCCGAAACTGATGCAGCGAAGGAAGATGAGGATAGATGTCGCCCTGATTCAGGTCTCTCCTCCTGATAAAAGCGGCTATGTAAGTCTGGGTATATCTGTCGATATAACCAAGACAGCTGCCGAGACAGCAAGATATGTCGTTGCTGAAGTAAATCCAAACATGCCGAGAACCCATGGAGACTCATACCTGCATGTCAACGATATAGATGCCTTTGTCGAAAATGACCAGCCCCTCATAGAGTTTCATTCTGAATCACCCACAGAGATAATTGAAAAGATCGGAAGCATAATTGCCGACCTTATTGAAAATGAATCCTGTATTCAGACCGGCATCGGCAAGATACCGAACTCGGTTCTGCCTTATCTTATGAACAAGAAAGACCTCGGAGTTCATACCGAAGTTTTTACAGACAGCCTGATAGATTTAATCGAGGCGGGAGTCGTAAACAACAGGAAGAAGAATATCAACACCGGCAAGATTGTTTCGGCATTCTGCATGGGCAGCCGCAAGCTGTATGACTATGTCGATGACAATCCGCTTTTCGAGTTCAGGCCATGCTCTTATGTAAACAGTTCCAGCATAATAAAGCAGAATGACAGGTGCACTGCCATAAACTCCGCACTGACCGTGGACATTACCGGCCAGATATGCTCTGACTCCCTGGGATTCAGGTTCTACAGCGGTATCGGAGGCCAGTCCGACTTCGTGCGTGGAGCTCGAATGGCCAACCGCGGCAGATCAATAATGACACTGCCGTCAACAACGGATGACGGTGAGAAATCCAGAATAGTCCCGTTCCTGGATCCGGGAAGCGGTGTCGTGATAACAAGGGCTTCAGTAAATTATGTCGTAACCGAATACGGCTATGCTTACATACACGGGAAGACTATACGGGAAAGGGCGCTTGCATTAATAAGCATCGCCCACCCAAAATTCAGAGACTGGCTGCTCGATTGCGCCAAGGAACAGGGTTATATCTACAAGGATCAGATTCTGCCGGCGGCAATATATCCGAGAGAATATGAGTCCTGGTGGAAAGACAAGAAAGGCAACGAAATATTCTTCAGACCGACGAGACCCACCGATGAAAGGGCTATTCAGGACCTTGTATATTCACTCCCGGAACAGGATGTCTATACGCGATTCTTCCAGAACCTCAGAAATTTCCCTCACAAGCTTGCCATGCCGATGGCAGCCATAGATTATACCGACAAGATGGCTATAGTGGGAGTAATGGGCAATGAGGCTCCTGACAGGCAGGAACAGATAATCGCCCTTGGCCATTACGTTCGCGACCCGGTTACCAACAATGCAGAAGTCGCCTTCACCATACATCATGATTATCAGAACATGGGCATAGGCACATTTCTGTTGAATCATTTGTGCATGATAGCGGTAGACAGGAATATACGAGGTTTCACGGCTGACGTTCTGGCCCGGAATACTCCGATGATGAAAGTGTTTTCAAAAACCGGTTATCCTCTGAAGGTCAAACTTGAATACGGGGTTTATGAACTGGAAATTCCTTTTGAAGAAGGGAAAAAAGAGAATGCAGGCAGTTAAGCCTGCTTCTCTTTCCCAAGAAATCCTATAAGCATCTCGAGAAGGTCTGAAACGGTAATGATACCTGCGAGTCTGTTTTCTTCAACCACCGGAAGACCGCCTATTTTTTCCTTATGCATTATGACGGCTGCATCCAGTATATCCGAATCGGGATTTACGGTTATTGGATTAGGCGTCATACATGCTTCGACTTTTATCTCGTTCTGCAGGTATTCATCATACATGGCTTCATGAAATACGAATGGAGAATTCAATGCCTTCCTTATATCGAGGTCGGTAATTATACCTACGAGATTTCCGTCTTTTACTACTGGCAGGCGTCTGAAACGCTTTTCTTCCATGATCTTTATTGCTGATCCGACAGAAGCTTCAGGTGCAATGATAACGGCAGCGGTCTTCATCATTTCAGAAACCTTCAAAAATCACCTCTCATGTTATAATTGTTTATCAAAACTTATGATTAAGCCATCCTCCTCTTTTACAGGATCAAAAGAGAGTTATCGCCATCGCCATATGCATGAGGTATATAGCCGTCGGCCTCCCAGTCGTTCTCCCACCTAGTATTGTCGATAAGATAGCGGAACTGGTAGGTCTTGCCGGATTCAAGGTAGAGGCTGATGGAAAATGAACCGTCTTTCTGTTTCTTCATGAAATCCACGTCCGTAATCCAATCATTGAAATCACCAGCAATTGCAACCTTTCTTGCATTTCCAACGGCTTCTTTAGGTATGGAAAACGTAACTTTGAACAACTGTTTTGACTTCACATATTGTTTTTTCAATGCCATTACGCGCCCCTCCTTTTCCTGGCAGTATTTCCCTACATGAACCCGTTATCCCCATAACATAACATATATTATATTTCGGTTAAGTTCTTTTGCAAGTTTCCTGCTTTTATTACTTAATGACTTTCTATTCCTCCAGCCTGGCGGAAATAATTATCACGGGCTCCACAGGAACATCGCTGTGAAATCCCTTGTTGCCCGTCTTTACGGCCGCAATTTTATCAACAACATCCATTCCTTCAACCACCTTTGCAAAAACCGCATAACCGAAATCACGTACACCGTGATCAAGAAACTTGTTGTCATTGACATTGATAAAGAATTGAGATGTTGCACTGTCAATTGCAGAAGTTCTTGCCATGGAGAGTGTGCCTCGCTCGTTTTTAAGCCCGTTCTTCGCTTCATTCTTTATGGGCTTCTTTGTAGCCTTGTCCATCATATCAGGCGTCATGCCACCGCCCTGTATCATAAATCCAGGGATAACACGGTGGAATATCGTCCCGTCGAAAAAGCCGTCCTTTATATAAGATATAAAATTTTCTGTCGTTATCGGGGCCTCGTCCTTGAACAGCTCTATCTTGATATCTCCCAGGGTTGTTGAAAGAGTTACCATATTCACCTCACATTGTTTGATTTTTTTGTTTTTAAAACATCTTGCTTGTTTAAACAAATATATAATATGAATAGAGCATGGAACAGTTCAAGCTTGAAGATATCACATTCCCTCTCCTGATGAAGGATATAATTGAAGATAAATTCTCTGGAATATTATTTCTGTCTCTCGAACAGTGGAGAAAGGGAATCATATTCAAGGAAGGAAGGCTCTGTGCCATACAGTCAAACCGCCCCGAAGAGCTCCTTGGTAATATTCTTGTTGAAAAAAACTTTATCACTCAGGAACAAAATGACATTTCACTGGAAAAGGCACGGATTGAAAGAATCAAACATGGAGCTGCACTCATACTGCTTGGTTTCCTGAACCAGATACAGCTTACTGAAGCACTTATAATTCAGATAGAAAAACGTTTCCTGGACATTTTTGAATGGCAGACAGGATCGGTTCAGGAGGTCCCCAAAACTATAAATAAGAATCCTGAACTTACAGTGGATGAGCTGAACTATCTTTTAAGAAAGGGTATTACCGAAAAATTCAATCCCTCCATGGCGATAACGGCACTTATGCCTTATGCAGCCGTCAAACCGAAGCCGCTGAAAGAAGAAATGCCTAAAGGGATTTCAATAGACATTGAAAGCCTGGAGAAAATGACTGTTTCGGAAATTATATTAAAAAACCCCCAGACAGCCATTGATCTGTTCGCACTTTACTGCAGTGGATTGATAACATTCGAAGAAAGCAAGCACAAGGCGTTGATTGACAAGCTGCGCAGCAAACTGAAAGAAATAAATAAAAAGACGCCTTTCGAACTGCTGGGTATAGATTCCGATGCATCTGATGATACTCTTAAAAAGGCCTATATAAGACTTGTCAAAGACAACCATCCCGATTCCTATGCATACGCGGCTGATATTGAAGTCAAAGACCTGGCAAATGAGATATTCACGGATATCCAGAAAGCTTACAATGAAATTTTAAAGGAGCGCCAGGGCAAGCCTAAAGTTGATCAGTGGGTGAACGACCAGCTTCAGGCTGAATTGATTTATCAGCAGGCCCTGGACGAACTGAAGAATAAAAATTATGAAAAGGCCCTGGATCTCCTGAAATTATGCGTAAAAATGGCACCAGACGAGAAGGCCTACAATGAGTCATACATTAATGCCATGTTCATGAAACTGCAGGCAACAAACGGTCCTACTATTGAAATAAAGAATGCGATAAGAGACTCTATTAAACGTTTTCCTCAAACTGATTTCTATTATCTCATCCTTGGATGGGTGCTCAAGAAAGAAGGCTCCATCAAGGCTGTCGATGCCTTCAGGGCTGCACTAAGGATTAATCCTAAAAATGTCGATGCAAGCCGCGAACTCAGATTGTATCGCATGAGGGGTAAGGTCTAGCCGGACTGCCGCATGAATCGCATAGGATTTATTTTAAAGCTCAAGCCGGATAAAATAAATGAATATAAAGAGCATCACAGAAGAGTCTGGCCTGAAATGCTCGAGGCTCTCAAAAAAACCGGATGGCACAACTATTCGCTGTTTCTGAAGGATGATGGAACTATATTCGGATATTTTGAAACACCCGGAACACTCGATGATGCAATCAAAGGCATGTCAAAGGAGGAAATAAACTCAAGATGGCAGGCGTTTATGGCACCGTATTTTGAGAATCTTGATGGTTTGCAACCTGATAAGGGCATGCTCGAACTTGAAGAAATCTTCCACCTGGACTAGACCAGCTTACCTCTTCGATAGAAAATTCTTCTCGTACTCGCCTGTCTTATCAAGCCATTTTAACCCGGCAGGAACATCGTTAATGGTACACCAGTAATCCCATACGCTCCCCAAAGGCAAGGTCTTGCAAGCTTCCATAAGTGCAAGTCTTCCCAGACCGTTTCCTTCCAGTTCATATTCCCTTATTTTATCGAGCGGTTCGAGCAGAGCAAACAGGACAGCCATTAGGGTAGCACGCGCGCCAGCCACCCATGCACCTATCCTGTTTATGGATGCATCGAAATAATCAAGCGCCAGGTATGTCCTTTCAAGTGCCCCCGCCCTTGCTGTTTCAAGCATCAGTTCCTTCACTCCGTCATCAAAGACGGCAACATGATCGGAATCCCATCTCAGACCGCGGCTTATGTGCAGAAGCAGCCGCTGCTGAAACATAAGAATGGAGGATATCTTGTCCGCAACGGATTCGGTCGGATGGAAATGTCCCATATCCAGGCACAGGAGTACATCGTCATTGTTTCTTAAATTATGATCGGATACCCATTGCATGTAGAATTCATGTGAACCGGCGACAAAGGCCTCTGATCCAATGCCGAAGAGTTTGCTCTCGACGCTGTCCATGAGGCATGTCCTGTCATGACGAACTGAATATATTTCCGATAATGACTCTTTGAGCTTCTCCCTTCTTTTAAAACGAAGTGCAGTACTATCCTTGCAGCCGTCAGGTATCCACAGATTGTGCATGCATGGTCTGCCTAAGGTTTTTCCGAAATGCTCACCTATCTCACGGCATCTTTTTACATGCTCCACCCAGAAGTTCCTCTTATCATCCTCCAGCGAACACAAAGTCCACCCGTCCGATGACCTTACATGTCCGAAGCATGTGGCGTTGAAATCAAGCCCCAGTCCGTGCTCTTTTGCCCAGTCCACCCAATGAATATACTGTGAGTAAACCAGTGTATCCCTGTCTCCTGTGTATTTTGAGAAATCACCGTAGATTGCATGCAGGTTGAGTCTGTGTTTACCCGGGATAAGCGAAAGTGCAATTTTTAAATCCGCCTGTAGTTCCTCAACATTTCCAGCCCTTCCTGGGTAATTTCCCGTTACGGCAAGCCCGCCTCCCGGCTCGGAAACGGGCATTTCAAATCCCCTGACGTCATCTCCCTGCCAGCAGTGTATTGATAATGAAATACTATCAAGTTTTTTAAGGGCTTCAGATACGCTGACGCCATGCTCGGCGTATTTCTCGACTGCAATCTCGTATGCCTTCATAATCAATGCTTCATTCATCGATTGGGCTCCGTTCAATGATTGTTTTATATCCCTTATATGCCGTTTCCCATTCATCCCTGTTATCTGATGCATTATATTTTTCTGTTTCGAATGAAAGGGAAACTATTTCCCGGAGTTCATCAATTGAGCTTATTCCGCCCAGAGCAGACGCCTGCATGAGAAGGTTTCCTATTGCAGTCGCTTCCATAGGCCCGGCAATAACTTGAATGCCTGTTGCATCTGCTGTAAACTGGTTCAAAAGGGTATTTCTGCTCCCACCGCCTATTATGTGAATCCTGTTAATATCAGAATCATAAAGATCACGAAGCTGTTCGAGAACGAGCCTGTACTTAAGTGCAAGACCCTCGAGTATTGATCTTGTAACCTCTCCCCTTGTCTGCGGGACAGGCTGGTGTGTTTTCCTGCAATAATTCACAATAGCCACGGGCATATCGGCAGGGGTTCTGAATCCTCTGTAATCAGGATCAATAAATGCGGAAAAGCCCCTTGCCGATTCCGCTTCCCTGATCAGTTCATCATAAGAAGGAGTTGACCCTTTTAATCCCCATACCCTCCTGCATTCCTGAAGAAGCCACATGCCTGAAATATTCTTAAGAACCCTCCAACGGCCCTGTACTCCTCCCTCATTGGTAAAATTTGACATGAAAGATTCATCATTTATCACCGGATGGTCTGTCTCGACACCCATAAGCGACCATGTGCCTGAACTGATATATGACCAATCCCGCCCACATGACGGAACCGCAGCAACTGCCGAGGCGGTATCATGCGAGGCAACAGCAATGACCGGAACTTCTCTCATGCCGGTCTCTTTCGAAATTTCGGATGATAGATTTCCAAGAATTGACCCCGGTTTTACTATTTCCTGAAACAGAGATGGCTTTATTCCGAGCGCCGAAACAAGGACCATGTCCCAATCCATCAATGTCGGATTGAAAACTTGAGATGTGGTGGCAACAGTGAATTCCGTCTTTTTGATTCCGCATAAGAAAAAATTCAATATGTCCGGGATGAATAAAACAGCATTGGCAATATCAAGTATCGGAGATTTGTCTCTAAACATGGATTCTAGCTGGAAAAGTGAATTAAAATCCATGAATTGAATGCCAGTTCTTTTATATAGTTCCTCTTTGGTGATCTTTTTGAAAAAGGAATCCGCAGCACCTTCAGTACGTTTGTCCCGATAGGAAAACGGCAGACCAATAAGCTGTCCGTTCAGGTCAATCAGTCCGAAATCGACCCCCCATGTGTCAATGCCGATTGAATCAGGAACTGTTTTTCTGGCACACAGATGCAGGGCCTTTTTGATTTCTTCAAAAATCCTGTAAATATTCCAGTGCAGCCGGCCATTTACATTAAGCACGCCGGTTGGAAAACGATGAATTTCTTCGATATTCAGTTTTTTCTCTTCGAGCCTTCCAAGTATGGCCCTTCCGCTGTCTGCTCCCAGATCTATTGCAAGATGAACTGACATGATAACATTGTCCTTAACATGACAGATTGAAAGCATGTTTCAGTTCTGCGAGTTCGGTTTCGGACAGGCCTTCAGGCGTCTCTCCGGCATTAAGGCAGGCAAGCAGCACCTGTGCACCTTTATTCAATATGTCAATTGTATCGAACCCGCTTACCGGACTATCCGAAACCGCCAGACAGCCATGCTTCTGCCAGATGACAATCCTGAAACCCTTCATGATCTTTTCAAGTGTTGATTCGGCAAGCTTTTCGGATCCCGGAAGGGCATAGTCCACGAGTCCGGCACCTTTCGGTATCACGACCTTAACCTCCGGCAGCATGCCATGAAGCATTGAA
This genomic interval carries:
- a CDS encoding rhamnulokinase family protein — translated: MSVHLAIDLGADSGRAILGRLEEKKLNIEEIHRFPTGVLNVNGRLHWNIYRIFEEIKKALHLCARKTVPDSIGIDTWGVDFGLIDLNGQLIGLPFSYRDKRTEGAADSFFKKITKEELYKRTGIQFMDFNSLFQLESMFRDKSPILDIANAVLFIPDILNFFLCGIKKTEFTVATTSQVFNPTLMDWDMVLVSALGIKPSLFQEIVKPGSILGNLSSEISKETGMREVPVIAVASHDTASAVAAVPSCGRDWSYISSGTWSLMGVETDHPVINDESFMSNFTNEGGVQGRWRVLKNISGMWLLQECRRVWGLKGSTPSYDELIREAESARGFSAFIDPDYRGFRTPADMPVAIVNYCRKTHQPVPQTRGEVTRSILEGLALKYRLVLEQLRDLYDSDINRIHIIGGGSRNTLLNQFTADATGIQVIAGPMEATAIGNLLMQASALGGISSIDELREIVSLSFETEKYNASDNRDEWETAYKGYKTIIERSPIDE